In Elephas maximus indicus isolate mEleMax1 chromosome 14, mEleMax1 primary haplotype, whole genome shotgun sequence, one DNA window encodes the following:
- the SPRY2 gene encoding protein sprouty homolog 2, with protein MEARAQSGSGSQPLLQAPRDGGRQRGEPDPRDAVTQQVHVLSLDQIRAIRNTNEYTEGPTVVPRPGLKPAPRPSTQHKHERLHGLPEHRQPPRLQHTQLHSSARVPLMRSISTVSSGSRSSTRTSTSSSSSEQRLLGSSFSSGPIADGIIRVQPKSELKPGELKPLSKEDLGLHAYRCEDCGKCKCKECTYPRPLPSDWICDKQCLCSAQNVIDYGTCVCCVKGLFYHCSNDDEDNCADNPCSCSQSHCCTRWSAMGVMSLFLPCLWCYLPAKGCLKLCQGCYDRVNRPGCRCKNSNTVCCKVPTVPPRNFEKPT; from the coding sequence ATGGAGGCCAGAGCTCAGAGTGGCAGCGGGTCACAGCCCTTGCTGCAGGCACCCCGTGACGGTGGCAGGCAGCGCGGGGAGCCCGACCCCAGAGATGCTGTCACCCAGCAGGTGCACGTGTTGTCTCTGGATCAGATCAGAGCCATCCGAAACACCAATGAGTACACAGAGGGGCCTACCGTGGTCCCAAGACCTGGGCTCAAGCCTGCTCCTCGCCCTTCCACTCAGCACAAACATGAGCGACTCCATGGTCTGCCCGAGCATCGCCAGCCTCCCAGGCTCCAGCACACGCAGCTTCACTCTTCTGCAAGGGTGCCTCTGATGAGGTCCATCAGCACAGTCAGCTCAGGGTCACGGAGCAGTACGAGGACAAGTACCAGCAGCAGCTCCTCTGAACAGAGACTGTTAGGATCGTCTTTTTCCTCGGGGCCTATTGCTGATGGAATAATCCGGGTGCAGCCTAAATCTGAGCTCAAGCCAGGTGAGCTTAAGCCGCTGAGCAAGGAAGATTTGGGCTTGCACGCCTACAGATGTGAGGACTGTGGCAAGTGCAAGTGTAAGGAGTGCACCTACCCGAGGCCTCTGCCGTCAGACTGGATCTGTGACAAGCAGTGCCTTTGCTCGGCCCAGAACGTGATTGACTATGGGACTTGTGTGTGCTGTGTGAAAGGTCTCTTCTATCACTGTTCTAACGATGATGAGGACAATTGTGCTGACAACCCATGTTCTTGCAGCCAGTCTCACTGTTGTACACGATGGTCAGCCATGGGCGTCATGTCCCTCTTTTTGCCTTGCTTATGGTGTTACCTTCCAGCCAAGGGTTGCCTTAAATTGTGCCAGGGGTGTTATGACCGTGTTAACAGGCCCGGATGCCGTTGTAAAAACTCAAACACAGTTTGCTGCAAAGTTCCCACTGTCCCACCCAGGAACTTTGAAAAACCAACATAG